One genomic segment of Halopiger aswanensis includes these proteins:
- a CDS encoding DUF7568 family protein, with protein sequence MSRITNWQRESRSPTLAYRNTETGARAVLHRAPDSYRYKWRGVILVDGYPVWSRGYETKDAKSFRDELRERPAPDLNCPECPNDDVRAGKKAADGAKVQRWYDCPDCGYEAPSRIVYSAER encoded by the coding sequence ATGTCCAGGATTACCAATTGGCAGCGTGAGAGCCGCTCGCCGACGCTCGCGTATCGGAACACCGAGACCGGTGCGCGAGCCGTCCTGCATCGAGCACCGGACTCCTACCGGTACAAGTGGCGTGGGGTGATTCTCGTCGACGGCTACCCGGTGTGGTCGCGGGGGTACGAGACGAAGGACGCGAAGTCATTCCGTGACGAGCTCCGGGAGCGGCCCGCACCGGACCTCAACTGCCCGGAGTGTCCGAACGACGACGTTCGCGCCGGCAAGAAGGCGGCAGACGGGGCGAAAGTCCAGCGGTGGTACGACTGCCCCGACTGTGGGTACGAAGCCCCCTCACGCATCGTGTACAGCGCCGAACGGTGA
- a CDS encoding DUF6735 family protein, which produces MGHRALVAYERTDGQYTLHYSHWGAANLKLKHRISAETPFGGEDTDTKWVKQLFSELADGLEADAGDGYLAGEDRPSTVVEPKPCATGLTLDKIVADHLDYLHHEAFFVVSTTFEVTAYRTLWFGLQYDSETVEQGDTVGNGALTTVRWYDGEPVGDGHLQGQFAALKDVVGDMLDKGVFTPSTARQYLKRKLAERVGDRQELLIPTRESPFEKASLNHS; this is translated from the coding sequence ATGGGACATCGCGCACTCGTTGCGTACGAACGGACCGACGGACAGTACACGCTCCACTACAGTCACTGGGGCGCAGCAAATCTGAAGCTCAAGCACCGAATTTCGGCTGAAACCCCGTTCGGTGGCGAGGATACCGACACCAAGTGGGTGAAACAGCTCTTCTCGGAGTTGGCCGATGGCCTCGAGGCAGATGCCGGCGACGGTTACCTCGCCGGCGAGGACCGACCGTCGACCGTCGTTGAGCCGAAGCCCTGCGCCACCGGGCTCACCCTCGACAAGATCGTCGCTGACCACCTCGACTACCTCCACCACGAGGCGTTCTTCGTGGTGTCAACGACGTTCGAGGTGACCGCCTATCGGACGCTGTGGTTCGGCCTGCAGTACGACTCGGAGACGGTCGAACAGGGAGACACAGTCGGGAACGGCGCGCTCACGACGGTGCGTTGGTACGACGGCGAGCCGGTCGGCGATGGCCACCTGCAGGGACAGTTCGCGGCCCTCAAAGACGTCGTCGGCGATATGCTCGACAAGGGTGTCTTCACGCCGTCGACGGCGAGACAGTACCTGAAACGGAAACTGGCCGAGCGAGTCGGAGATCGACAGGAGCTGCTCATTCCGACCAGGGAATCACCCTTCGAGAAGGCAAGCCTGAACCACTCCTAG
- a CDS encoding zinc ribbon domain-containing protein: protein MSVDNRRSISGIARDQQAISVDGSLEGIFEPDGSLRPAKQIVATGGQELTSLEEWLEAVAPDRLARIDEQVDELPATRAELINHHVQKILEEAEADGRTVTPRPKLEQPTLVITYHQREREPIMAESAGDDPDVDSMVDCPKCGEKVETRTELKQLRSADEAETRIYHGTCGCTWREDD from the coding sequence ATGTCTGTCGACAATCGACGTTCGATCAGTGGCATCGCTCGCGATCAACAGGCAATCAGCGTCGACGGCTCGCTCGAGGGGATCTTCGAGCCGGATGGGTCGTTGCGACCAGCGAAGCAGATCGTCGCAACGGGTGGTCAGGAGCTGACGTCGCTCGAGGAGTGGCTTGAGGCAGTCGCACCGGATCGATTGGCGCGGATCGACGAGCAGGTGGACGAACTACCCGCGACGCGAGCGGAGTTGATCAATCATCATGTCCAGAAGATCCTCGAGGAAGCAGAGGCGGATGGACGGACAGTCACACCACGCCCCAAACTCGAGCAGCCGACACTCGTAATCACGTACCATCAGCGCGAGCGGGAGCCGATCATGGCCGAATCGGCGGGTGACGATCCAGATGTCGACTCGATGGTTGACTGTCCGAAGTGTGGAGAGAAGGTCGAAACACGAACCGAGTTGAAGCAGTTACGGTCAGCAGACGAGGCAGAAACGCGGATCTACCACGGTACCTGTGGGTGCACGTGGCGGGAAGACGACTGA